The following proteins come from a genomic window of Streptomyces sp. Sge12:
- a CDS encoding ABC transporter ATP-binding protein, producing the protein MLLEVRDLHVEFKTRDGVARAVNGVNYSVAEGETLAVLGESGSGKSVTAQAVMGILDMPPGRIAGGEILFKGKDLLKMKEEERRKVRGAEMAMIFQDALSSLNPVLSVGAQLGEMYEVHRGMSRKEAKGKAVELMDRVKIPAAKERVGDYPHQFSGGMRQRIMIAMALALEPSLIIADEPTTALDVTVQAQVMDLLAELQRELNMGLILITHDLGVVADVADKIAVMYAGRIVEAAPVHEIYKAPAHPYTRGLLDSIPRLDQKGQELYAIKGLPPNLLAIPPGCAFNPRCPMAQAVCRTDVPPLYRVTESPVERTSACHFWKECLHG; encoded by the coding sequence ATGCTGCTCGAAGTCCGCGACCTGCACGTGGAATTCAAGACGCGCGACGGAGTCGCCAGGGCCGTCAACGGCGTCAACTACTCGGTGGCCGAGGGCGAGACCCTCGCCGTGCTCGGCGAGTCCGGATCCGGTAAGTCGGTGACCGCCCAGGCCGTGATGGGCATCCTCGACATGCCGCCGGGCCGGATCGCGGGCGGCGAGATCCTGTTCAAGGGCAAGGACCTCCTGAAGATGAAGGAGGAGGAGCGGCGCAAGGTCCGCGGCGCCGAGATGGCGATGATCTTCCAGGACGCGCTGTCCTCCCTGAACCCGGTGCTGAGCGTCGGCGCGCAGCTGGGGGAGATGTACGAGGTCCACCGTGGGATGTCCCGCAAGGAGGCCAAGGGCAAGGCCGTCGAGCTGATGGACCGCGTGAAGATCCCGGCGGCCAAGGAGCGGGTGGGGGACTACCCGCACCAGTTCTCGGGCGGCATGCGCCAGCGCATCATGATCGCGATGGCGCTGGCCCTGGAACCCTCGCTGATCATCGCGGACGAGCCGACGACCGCCCTGGACGTCACCGTCCAGGCCCAGGTGATGGACCTGCTGGCCGAGCTCCAGCGCGAGCTCAACATGGGCCTCATCCTGATCACGCACGACCTGGGCGTGGTCGCGGACGTGGCCGACAAGATCGCCGTCATGTACGCGGGCCGGATCGTCGAGGCGGCCCCCGTCCACGAGATCTACAAGGCGCCCGCCCACCCGTACACGCGCGGCCTGCTCGACTCGATCCCGCGCCTGGACCAGAAGGGCCAGGAGCTGTACGCCATCAAGGGACTGCCGCCGAACCTGCTGGCCATCCCGCCCGGCTGCGCCTTCAACCCGCGCTGTCCGATGGCGCAGGCGGTGTGCCGCACCGACGTCCCGCCGCTGTACCGGGTGACCGAGTCCCCGGTGGAGCGCACCAGCGCCTGCCACTTCTGGAAGGAGTGCCTCCATGGCTGA
- a CDS encoding ABC transporter permease, whose translation MPDPERPEGPGGYDPVGPRPHEAVSPTGQGGPMDLALEEAESVEGIEKDGPPGGTGPGEKPRSLWSDAWHQLRRNPVFIISSLMILFLVIISIWPQLIASGDPLQCDLSKSQQGSSPGHPFGYDTQGCDVYTRTVYGARASITVGVCATLGAAFLGSLLGGLAGFFGGWSDALLSRVADIFFGIPVVLGGLVFLSVVTSTTVWPVVGFIVLLGWPQIARIGRGSVITAKQNDYVQAARALGAGNSRMMLRHVAPNAIAPVIVVATIALGTYIALEATLSFLGVGLRPPTVSWGIDISNAASQIRNAPHMLLWPAGALSLTVLAFIMLGDAVRDALDPKLR comes from the coding sequence ATGCCTGACCCCGAGCGTCCCGAAGGGCCCGGCGGCTACGATCCCGTCGGCCCCCGCCCGCACGAGGCGGTCTCCCCCACGGGCCAGGGAGGTCCCATGGATCTGGCCCTGGAGGAGGCCGAGAGCGTCGAGGGCATCGAGAAGGACGGCCCGCCCGGCGGGACCGGGCCCGGCGAGAAGCCCCGCTCCCTGTGGTCCGACGCCTGGCACCAGCTGCGCCGCAACCCCGTCTTCATCATCTCCTCGCTGATGATCCTCTTCCTCGTGATCATCTCGATCTGGCCGCAGCTCATCGCGAGCGGCGACCCGCTCCAGTGCGACCTGTCCAAGTCGCAGCAGGGCTCCTCCCCGGGGCACCCCTTCGGCTACGACACCCAGGGCTGCGACGTGTACACCCGTACCGTCTACGGGGCCCGCGCCTCCATCACCGTAGGCGTCTGCGCCACCCTCGGCGCCGCCTTCCTCGGCTCGCTGCTCGGCGGTCTCGCCGGGTTCTTCGGCGGCTGGAGCGACGCGCTGCTCTCCCGGGTCGCGGACATCTTCTTCGGCATCCCCGTCGTCCTCGGCGGCCTGGTCTTCCTGTCCGTGGTCACCAGCACCACCGTCTGGCCGGTGGTCGGATTCATCGTGCTCCTCGGCTGGCCGCAGATCGCCCGCATCGGCCGCGGCTCCGTCATCACCGCCAAGCAGAACGACTACGTCCAGGCCGCCCGGGCCCTCGGCGCCGGCAACAGCCGGATGATGCTCCGGCACGTGGCGCCCAACGCCATCGCCCCGGTCATCGTCGTCGCGACCATCGCGCTCGGCACCTACATCGCCCTGGAGGCCACCCTGTCCTTCCTCGGCGTCGGCCTGCGCCCGCCCACGGTCTCCTGGGGCATCGACATCTCCAACGCCGCCTCGCAGATCCGCAACGCCCCCCACATGCTGCTCTGGCCGGCGGGCGCGCTGAGCCTGACCGTGCTCGCGTTCATCATGCTCGGCGACGCGGTGCGCGACGCCCTCGACCCCAAGCTGCGCTGA
- a CDS encoding ABC transporter permease has product MGRYVIRRLLQMIPVFIGSTFLIFFMVYALGDPVAALFGDKAPDPATAARIRKDLYLDQPLWKQYLHYMGQIFQGDFGTAFNGQPVTELMASAFPVTLRLTIVAIFFEIVIGITLGVISGLRRGKSVDTTVLVLTLVVISVPTFVTGYLLQYLFGVQWGWVRPTVSPDAPFGELILPGIVLALVSLAYVTRLSRTSIAENVKADYVRTAVAKGLPRRRVVTRHLLRNSLIPVVTFIGTDIGALMGGAIVTERIFNIHGVGYQLYQGILRNNSPTVVGFVTILVIVFLLANLLVDLLYAVLDPRIRYA; this is encoded by the coding sequence ATGGGACGTTATGTGATCCGGCGGCTGCTCCAGATGATCCCGGTGTTCATCGGCAGCACGTTCCTGATCTTCTTCATGGTGTACGCGCTCGGCGACCCGGTCGCCGCCCTCTTCGGCGACAAGGCGCCCGACCCCGCCACCGCCGCCCGCATCCGCAAGGACCTCTACCTCGACCAGCCGCTGTGGAAGCAGTACCTCCACTACATGGGGCAGATCTTCCAGGGCGACTTCGGAACGGCCTTCAACGGCCAGCCGGTCACCGAGCTGATGGCCAGCGCCTTCCCCGTCACCCTGCGCCTGACCATCGTCGCGATCTTCTTCGAGATCGTCATCGGCATCACCCTCGGCGTGATCAGCGGTCTGCGCCGCGGCAAGTCGGTCGACACCACCGTGCTGGTGCTCACCCTCGTCGTCATCTCCGTGCCGACCTTCGTGACGGGCTATCTGCTCCAGTACCTCTTCGGCGTCCAATGGGGCTGGGTCCGCCCCACCGTCTCCCCGGACGCCCCCTTCGGCGAGCTGATCCTGCCCGGCATCGTGCTCGCGCTGGTCTCCCTCGCCTACGTCACCCGGCTCTCGCGCACCTCCATCGCCGAGAACGTCAAGGCGGACTACGTGCGCACCGCCGTCGCCAAGGGGCTGCCGCGCCGCCGGGTCGTCACCCGCCACCTGCTGCGCAACTCGCTCATCCCCGTCGTCACCTTCATCGGTACCGACATCGGCGCCCTGATGGGCGGCGCCATCGTCACCGAGCGGATCTTCAACATCCACGGCGTCGGCTACCAGCTCTACCAGGGCATCCTGCGCAACAACTCGCCCACGGTCGTCGGCTTCGTGACCATCCTCGTCATCGTCTTCCTGCTGGCGAACCTGCTCGTGGACCTGCTCTACGCGGTCCTGGACCCGAGGATCCGTTATGCCTGA
- a CDS encoding peptide ABC transporter substrate-binding protein has protein sequence MRGATHATWAACAVAVALAATACGGGSDSGGGGGGGEAGIVSSSWGDPQNPLEPANTNEVQGGKVLDMLFRGLKRYDPKTGEALDMVAEKIDTTDSQNFTITLKDGWKFSNDEPVTAQSFVDAWNYGADVRNKQNNSPFFSDIVGYADVHPASGEPKAKTMSGLVVKDAKTFTVALKNKFSTWPETLGYQAFSPLPKAFFTDHTGWLNKPIGNGPYTVDSYTKGTGMKLRKWDTYPGPDKAQNGGVDLKVYTDNNTAYTDLISGNLDLVDDIPAQQLKNVKNDLGDRYINQPALIIQTLTFPLYDPQWSKEGMENVRRGISMAINRDEITKQIFRETRTPAKDWTSPALGEAGGFSSTACGDACVYDPAAAKKLITDAGGLPGGKVTLTSNVDTGSHRDWMDAVCNSINNALGEGPVCTVNPIGTFADFRNQQSSFKLTGPFRSGWQADYPLIQNFLQPLYYTGASSNYGKFSNPEFDKLVDEANQESDQAKAVAKFQDSEKILAAQMPSIPLWYQNGSAGYAERLTDVALNQFSVPVYDQIKVG, from the coding sequence ATGCGCGGAGCCACCCACGCCACGTGGGCCGCATGTGCGGTGGCCGTCGCCCTCGCGGCGACGGCCTGCGGCGGCGGAAGCGACAGCGGCGGAGGCGGAGGCGGTGGCGAGGCGGGCATCGTCAGCTCCTCGTGGGGTGACCCGCAGAACCCGCTGGAGCCGGCCAACACCAATGAGGTGCAGGGCGGCAAGGTCCTCGACATGCTCTTCCGGGGTCTCAAGCGCTACGACCCGAAGACGGGCGAGGCCCTCGACATGGTCGCCGAGAAGATCGACACGACGGACAGTCAGAACTTCACGATCACCCTGAAGGACGGCTGGAAGTTCAGCAACGACGAGCCGGTCACCGCGCAGTCCTTCGTGGACGCCTGGAACTACGGCGCGGACGTGCGCAACAAGCAGAACAACTCGCCGTTCTTCTCCGACATCGTCGGCTACGCGGACGTTCACCCCGCCTCCGGTGAGCCCAAGGCCAAGACGATGTCCGGACTGGTCGTCAAGGACGCCAAGACCTTCACCGTCGCCCTGAAGAACAAGTTCTCCACCTGGCCCGAGACCCTCGGCTACCAGGCCTTCTCCCCGCTGCCCAAGGCCTTCTTCACGGACCACACCGGCTGGCTGAACAAGCCGATCGGCAACGGCCCGTACACGGTGGACTCGTACACCAAGGGCACCGGCATGAAGCTGCGCAAGTGGGACACCTACCCCGGCCCGGACAAGGCGCAGAACGGCGGCGTGGACCTGAAGGTCTACACCGACAACAACACCGCCTACACCGACCTGATCTCCGGCAACCTCGACCTCGTCGACGACATCCCGGCGCAGCAGCTGAAGAACGTCAAGAACGACCTTGGCGACCGGTACATCAACCAGCCGGCCCTGATCATCCAGACCCTCACCTTCCCGCTGTACGACCCGCAGTGGAGCAAGGAGGGGATGGAGAACGTGCGCCGCGGGATCTCGATGGCGATCAACCGCGACGAGATCACCAAGCAGATCTTCCGCGAGACCCGCACCCCGGCCAAGGACTGGACCTCCCCGGCCCTCGGCGAGGCGGGCGGCTTCTCCTCCACGGCCTGCGGCGACGCCTGCGTCTACGACCCGGCGGCGGCCAAGAAGCTCATCACGGACGCCGGCGGGCTCCCCGGCGGGAAGGTCACGCTGACCTCCAACGTGGACACCGGCTCGCACCGCGACTGGATGGACGCCGTCTGCAACAGCATCAACAACGCGCTCGGCGAGGGCCCGGTCTGCACGGTCAACCCGATCGGCACCTTCGCCGACTTCCGCAACCAGCAGAGCAGCTTCAAGCTGACCGGCCCCTTCCGCTCCGGCTGGCAGGCCGACTACCCGCTGATCCAGAACTTCCTCCAGCCCCTCTACTACACGGGCGCCTCCTCCAACTACGGCAAGTTCAGCAACCCGGAGTTCGACAAACTCGTCGACGAGGCCAACCAGGAGAGCGACCAGGCCAAGGCGGTCGCGAAGTTCCAGGACTCCGAGAAGATCCTCGCCGCGCAGATGCCGTCCATCCCGCTCTGGTACCAGAACGGCAGCGCGGGCTACGCCGAGCGGCTCACCGACGTGGCGCTCAACCAGTTCAGCGTCCCCGTCTACGACCAGATCAAGGTCGGCTGA
- a CDS encoding GNAT family N-acetyltransferase, translating to MTLTVRPAGPGDAADICALLNAVDVIEIGRPETDLGTVESDLNAPDVDLATDSWLAHQDGRLVAYALVWADSGPGRVDGDHYVLPGHSEAADVLLERMETRARELTGGQGVLRLQLNVKPTLDLSLLTGRGYRTIRRYQVMTRTVAPDADPAPAPPAGLTLRHCADDEADRRRAHALVERTFAAHFGHVDRPYETWLDHIDGRKLDWSLVWIASLPGHGDAAVLLTRDDRTSMAWVSHIGVAEEARGRGIGGFLLRHCFAAYARRGRDTVGLGVDTHNATGALALYEAHGMGLHYAVDSWELALHPQG from the coding sequence ATGACCCTCACCGTACGGCCCGCCGGGCCCGGGGACGCGGCCGACATCTGCGCCCTGCTCAATGCCGTCGACGTGATCGAGATCGGCCGCCCGGAGACCGACCTCGGCACCGTCGAGTCCGATCTCAACGCCCCCGACGTGGACCTGGCCACCGATTCCTGGCTCGCCCACCAGGACGGCCGGCTCGTGGCCTACGCCCTCGTCTGGGCGGACTCCGGCCCGGGCCGCGTCGACGGGGACCACTACGTACTGCCCGGCCACTCCGAGGCCGCCGACGTGCTGCTGGAGCGCATGGAGACCCGGGCCCGGGAGCTGACCGGCGGTCAGGGGGTCCTGAGACTCCAGCTCAACGTGAAGCCCACCCTCGACCTGTCCCTCCTCACCGGCCGCGGCTACCGCACCATCCGCCGCTACCAGGTCATGACCCGCACGGTGGCCCCGGACGCCGACCCGGCGCCGGCCCCTCCGGCCGGGCTCACCCTGCGCCACTGCGCCGACGACGAGGCCGACCGCCGCCGGGCCCACGCCCTGGTCGAGCGGACCTTCGCCGCGCACTTCGGCCATGTGGATCGCCCGTACGAGACCTGGCTGGACCACATAGACGGCCGCAAGCTCGACTGGTCGCTGGTGTGGATCGCGAGCCTGCCCGGCCACGGTGACGCGGCCGTGCTGCTCACCCGGGACGACCGTACGAGCATGGCCTGGGTCAGCCACATCGGCGTGGCCGAGGAGGCGCGCGGCCGCGGCATCGGCGGTTTCCTGCTGCGCCACTGCTTCGCCGCGTACGCGCGGCGCGGCCGGGACACCGTAGGCCTCGGCGTCGACACGCACAACGCGACCGGCGCGCTCGCGCTGTACGAGGCGCACGGCATGGGCCTGCACTACGCGGTGGACTCATGGGAGCTGGCTTTGCACCCCCAGGGGTGA
- a CDS encoding ABC transporter ATP-binding protein, whose translation MAELTKNATEREPILQVRNLVKHFPLTQGILFKKQVGAVKAVDGVSFDLYQGETLGIVGESGCGKSTVAKLLMNLERATAGEVFYKGQDISKLSGRALKAVRRNIQMVFQDPYTSLNPRMTVGDIIGEPYEIHPEVAPKGSRRQKVQELLDVVGLNPEYINRYPHQFSGGQRQRIGIARGLALQPEIIICDEPVSALDVSVQAQVINLMEKLQDEFNLSYLFIAHDLSIVRHISDRVGVMYLGKMAEIGSDAEIYEHPTHPYTQALLSAVPVPDPAAREGRERIILTGDVPSPANPPSGCRFRTRCWKAEEKCSVEEPLLAVPERFKGLQTLAAHESACHFAEEKAILAV comes from the coding sequence ATGGCTGAGCTCACCAAGAACGCCACCGAGCGCGAGCCGATCCTCCAGGTCCGCAACCTGGTCAAGCACTTCCCGCTGACCCAGGGAATCCTGTTCAAGAAGCAGGTCGGCGCGGTCAAGGCCGTCGACGGGGTCTCCTTCGACCTCTACCAGGGCGAGACCCTCGGCATCGTCGGCGAGTCCGGCTGTGGCAAGTCCACGGTCGCCAAGCTCCTGATGAACCTGGAGCGGGCCACCGCGGGCGAGGTCTTCTACAAGGGCCAGGACATCAGCAAGCTGTCCGGCCGCGCGCTGAAGGCCGTGCGCCGCAACATCCAGATGGTCTTCCAGGACCCGTACACGTCGCTGAACCCGCGCATGACGGTCGGCGACATCATCGGGGAGCCCTACGAGATCCACCCCGAGGTGGCTCCCAAGGGCTCGCGCCGCCAGAAGGTCCAGGAGCTCCTGGACGTCGTCGGCCTGAACCCGGAGTACATCAACCGGTACCCGCACCAGTTCTCCGGCGGTCAGCGCCAGCGCATCGGCATCGCCCGCGGCCTGGCCCTGCAGCCCGAGATCATCATCTGCGACGAGCCGGTCTCCGCGCTCGACGTGTCGGTGCAGGCCCAGGTCATCAACCTGATGGAGAAGCTCCAGGACGAGTTCAACCTCTCCTACCTCTTCATCGCGCACGACCTCTCGATCGTCCGGCACATCTCGGACCGCGTGGGCGTCATGTACCTGGGCAAGATGGCCGAGATCGGCTCCGACGCCGAGATCTACGAGCACCCGACCCACCCGTACACCCAGGCGCTGCTCTCCGCCGTCCCGGTCCCGGACCCGGCCGCGCGCGAGGGCCGCGAGCGGATCATCCTCACCGGTGACGTCCCGTCGCCGGCCAACCCGCCGTCGGGCTGCCGCTTCCGCACCCGCTGCTGGAAGGCCGAGGAGAAGTGCTCCGTCGAGGAGCCGCTGCTGGCCGTTCCCGAGCGCTTCAAGGGTCTGCAGACCCTGGCCGCGCACGAGTCGGCGTGCCACTTCGCCGAGGAGAAGGCCATCCTGGCCGTCTGA
- a CDS encoding ABC transporter ATP-binding protein gives MTTSEILSVAETGGGSAVPLLEVDNLQVEFKTRDGVAKAVNGVSYSVSAGETLAVLGESGSGKSVTAQAIMGILDSPPGRVSGGEVRFHGKDILKMSDEERRKLRGNKMAMIFQDALSSLNPVYSVGDQLGEMFRVHRGMSRKDAKLKAIELMDRVKIPAAKARVGDYPHQFSGGMRQRIMIAMALALEPDLIIADEPTTALDVTVQAQVMDLLAELQREMNMGLILITHDLGVVADVADKIAVMYAGRIVETAPVHEIYKRPSHPYTRGLLDSIPRLDQKGQELYAIKGLPPNLLRIPAGCAFSPRCPKAQDICRTEIPVLHPVTEQDGTELPGRGSACHFWKEQIHG, from the coding sequence GTGACGACGTCGGAGATTCTCAGCGTTGCGGAGACGGGCGGCGGATCCGCCGTGCCGCTGCTGGAGGTGGACAACCTCCAGGTCGAGTTCAAGACCCGTGACGGGGTCGCCAAGGCCGTCAATGGCGTGAGCTACAGCGTCAGCGCCGGCGAGACCCTCGCCGTGCTCGGCGAGTCCGGCTCCGGCAAGTCCGTGACCGCGCAGGCGATCATGGGCATCCTCGACAGCCCGCCCGGACGCGTCTCCGGCGGCGAGGTGCGCTTCCACGGCAAGGACATCCTCAAGATGTCCGACGAGGAGCGCCGCAAGCTCCGTGGCAACAAGATGGCGATGATCTTCCAGGACGCGCTGTCCTCCCTGAACCCGGTCTACTCGGTGGGCGACCAGCTCGGCGAGATGTTCCGGGTCCACCGGGGCATGTCCCGCAAGGACGCGAAGCTCAAGGCCATCGAGCTCATGGACCGCGTGAAGATCCCCGCCGCCAAGGCGCGCGTGGGTGACTACCCGCACCAGTTCTCCGGCGGTATGCGCCAGCGCATCATGATCGCCATGGCGCTGGCCCTGGAGCCGGACCTGATCATCGCCGACGAGCCGACCACGGCCCTCGACGTGACGGTCCAGGCCCAGGTCATGGACCTGCTCGCGGAGCTCCAGCGCGAGATGAACATGGGTCTGATCCTGATCACCCACGACCTCGGCGTCGTCGCCGACGTCGCGGACAAGATCGCGGTCATGTACGCGGGCCGGATCGTCGAGACCGCTCCGGTCCACGAGATCTACAAGCGTCCGTCCCACCCGTACACCCGTGGCCTGCTCGACTCGATCCCGCGCCTGGACCAGAAGGGCCAGGAGCTCTACGCGATCAAGGGCCTGCCGCCCAACCTGCTCCGCATTCCCGCGGGCTGCGCCTTCAGCCCCCGCTGCCCCAAGGCGCAGGACATCTGCCGCACCGAGATCCCGGTGCTGCACCCGGTCACCGAGCAGGACGGCACCGAACTGCCCGGCCGCGGCAGCGCGTGCCACTTCTGGAAGGAGCAGATCCATGGCTGA
- a CDS encoding ABC transporter permease translates to MSELATSPAIGDENPVSSASAPAEPRPKQLSQWGEIRHRFVQNKLAVVGLVIITLLFLTAAFGEMLAPFDPSAQDLENTLASPNGTHWMGTDALGRDMFSRLIAGTRVAMFVGLASIFFAVLIGVALGAIAGYFAGFADTLVMRIADVFLAFPLMIGAVVIILVTGRGITPVIISLAIFSWATVSRLLRSSILSVREMDYVHAAKALGASGWRIVRTHILPNSMTAVLVYATFNVGTTIVGVAALSFLGAGVPVDVPEWGNMLAAGQGFIGVNDYLWVFPSLFVVVTVLGFAFVGDGLRDALDPKLR, encoded by the coding sequence ATGTCTGAGCTCGCAACGAGCCCGGCGATCGGGGACGAGAACCCCGTGTCGTCCGCTTCGGCCCCGGCCGAACCCCGACCCAAGCAACTGAGCCAGTGGGGCGAGATCCGCCACCGGTTCGTCCAGAACAAGCTGGCCGTCGTCGGCCTCGTGATCATCACGCTGCTGTTCCTGACGGCCGCGTTCGGCGAGATGCTCGCGCCGTTCGACCCCAGCGCGCAGGACCTCGAGAACACCCTCGCGTCGCCCAACGGCACCCACTGGATGGGTACCGACGCCCTGGGCCGCGACATGTTCTCGCGCCTCATAGCCGGAACCCGCGTGGCCATGTTCGTCGGCCTCGCCTCGATCTTCTTCGCGGTGCTGATCGGTGTCGCCCTGGGCGCCATCGCCGGCTACTTCGCCGGTTTCGCCGACACCCTGGTCATGCGCATCGCGGACGTGTTCCTCGCGTTCCCGCTGATGATCGGTGCCGTCGTCATCATCCTGGTCACCGGCCGCGGCATCACCCCGGTGATCATCTCGCTCGCGATCTTCTCGTGGGCCACCGTCTCCAGGCTGCTGCGCAGCTCGATCCTGTCGGTGCGCGAGATGGACTACGTCCACGCGGCCAAGGCACTCGGCGCGAGCGGCTGGCGGATCGTGCGCACGCACATCCTCCCCAACTCGATGACCGCGGTGCTGGTCTACGCGACCTTCAACGTCGGCACCACCATCGTCGGTGTGGCAGCACTGTCCTTCCTCGGCGCCGGCGTCCCCGTCGACGTGCCGGAGTGGGGCAACATGCTGGCTGCCGGCCAGGGCTTCATCGGCGTCAATGACTACCTGTGGGTGTTCCCGAGCCTGTTCGTCGTCGTCACCGTGCTCGGCTTCGCCTTCGTCGGCGACGGCCTGCGTGACGCGCTCGACCCGAAGCTCCGGTAG
- a CDS encoding ABC transporter permease: MVIVLIGATMVLFACLFVLPGDPVGSIAGSDKARDPAVVAELKARYGLDKSLPEQYVNYVAKVATGDLGEDFVQRREVSEILAPKLQNTAKLALLAIALVTVFGMGVGIIAALYRYSILDMATTFFTTMAVGFPTFVIGMLLMKYFAVELQWFPQLGGDKLEGMVLPAVTLAITDIAFVARLTRGTMLEVLRADYVKTAVAKGLPRRRVLFKHVLRNSSIPVVTYLGISFGALLGGALITEAIFNWDGVGLALVQAIQQQNNPIVIGVVTYSVAIFVVLSLIVDLLYAALDPRIRLS; encoded by the coding sequence ATGGTCATAGTCCTCATCGGCGCGACCATGGTTCTGTTCGCGTGTCTGTTCGTTCTCCCCGGCGATCCCGTGGGCTCGATTGCGGGCAGTGACAAGGCACGTGACCCAGCAGTGGTCGCGGAACTCAAGGCGCGTTACGGGCTCGACAAGTCGCTGCCCGAGCAGTATGTGAACTACGTGGCCAAGGTCGCGACCGGAGACCTCGGCGAGGACTTCGTCCAGCGCCGCGAGGTGTCCGAGATCCTCGCCCCCAAGCTGCAGAACACCGCGAAGCTGGCCCTGCTGGCCATTGCTCTCGTCACGGTGTTCGGTATGGGAGTCGGCATCATCGCCGCCCTCTACAGATACAGCATCTTGGACATGGCCACGACATTTTTTACGACCATGGCCGTCGGATTCCCGACGTTCGTGATCGGCATGCTGCTCATGAAGTACTTCGCCGTGGAACTCCAGTGGTTCCCACAACTCGGCGGCGACAAGCTCGAAGGCATGGTTCTTCCCGCGGTCACCCTCGCCATCACCGACATCGCGTTCGTCGCCCGCCTCACCCGCGGAACGATGCTCGAGGTGCTGCGTGCCGACTACGTGAAGACGGCCGTGGCCAAGGGACTTCCGCGCCGTCGCGTGCTCTTCAAGCACGTGCTGCGCAACTCGTCCATTCCCGTGGTCACCTACCTGGGCATCTCCTTCGGTGCGCTCCTCGGTGGCGCGCTCATCACTGAGGCGATCTTCAACTGGGACGGTGTCGGTCTGGCACTGGTTCAGGCGATTCAGCAGCAGAACAACCCGATCGTGATCGGTGTGGTGACGTACAGCGTCGCCATCTTCGTCGTCCTCAGCCTCATCGTGGACCTGCTGTACGCGGCCCTCGACCCGCGTATCCGCCTCAGCTGA